The Planctellipticum variicoloris DNA window CCCCAAGTAGACCCGCGGCCCGATTCCACCCAGCGGCCGGCCATGCCATCGACCGCCGAAGGACGTCGTCGGAGCCTGCAGGCGCGGTTGCTGGGCGATGAGCGCCTGCGTCAGCAGCAATGGGGGCTGGCGGCGGAGCGTTATCGGCGGGCGGTCGAAACCGCGGACGATCAGGCGGACAACCACATTCGCCTCGGCGTGGCGCTGGCGGCTCAGAATCAACTGGAACTGGCGAGTCGGGAGTTTCGACGGGCAGTCTTTGTCGACCGCCAGATCGCGCAGACAGCGCCCCGGCTGTCCGAACTGCTGGGGCCGGACAGTGATCTCGTTCGATTGTCGCTGATTTCGCGGCTGACGAGCTGGGTCGATGAGGATATTCGCAACCCCGATCGCCTGTGGGTGCTGGGTGTCATGCTGCATCTCAACGACGACCCGCGGGCCGCCGAAATTCTGGAGGCCGGTTACCGCCTGGCGGGCGGGGGGGACTATTTTCTGGCGTTTGTGAATCCAGCGCCCGCGGCGGCGGGGCCGGCGCTCCCCGCAGCCCCTGCTCCCGCAGCCGGTCTCGGACCGAAGGTGATTGAGATCGCGCCGCCGGCCCGACCGGGGCTGGAGCCCCCTCCCCTGCCGGGAATCGTTCCCGAGGCGGAACTGCCCCCGGCGCCGGCCCCGGCGGAGATTCCTCGGGTTCCCGCAAATCCGCGGCCGGCCGGCGTCGATCGACTGCCGCCATTGCCGCGTTGAACGCCATAACCCGAATATTCCGCGTCTTCGGGCCGTGAAGTCGTGTTGGGTGACGAGTTCGGGATTGTGTCCCCAGCAGGCTTCGGACGAAAATCGACGCGTTCGTCGGGTCGCCGTCTGACTGGCGATGCAGCGACTTCAACTGCCGTCGAAGGGCTGGAATGTCGACCGAGTCTGTTCGCTGTGTGATTACGCTCTGCACCTACAACGAACGCGAGAACATTTCCCGGCTGATCCCCGAGATTCGAGCGGCGTTGCCGCAGGCGGATCTGCTGGTGGTTGACGACAATTCGCCTGACGGCACTTCCGACGTCGTCCGGCAGCTCGGCGAAACCGACCCGCAGGTGCACCTCCTGTGGCGGGGTGGCAAAGAGGGTCTGGGGGCGGCGACGCTGGCCGGATTTCAGGCCGCCATGGAGCGGAGCTACGACTTCGTGCTGAACATGGACGCCGACTTCAGCCATCATCCGCGGTATCTGCCGGCCCTGTATGCAGCCATGAACGAGGCTGATGTCGCGATCGGCTCCCGCTATATCCCCGGCGGCGGAATCACCGGCTGGCCCTTTCTGCG harbors:
- a CDS encoding tetratricopeptide repeat protein, whose translation is MRPVGAFGIFCLVLSSLPDVALAQRSTRPHPYGGGESAYRYQRNYGSPNYGGYGPASPAQSFVIGGAYPVYGPGLYAPYAPYGSYYGSSFGLSGGYWFGAGPSNFWYGPAGPVAFGVPGYGANSYTYIAGGYPGSLYVPTTVDPGLAGLPAAENPLLADAWRENLQRWQQPLPQVDPRPDSTQRPAMPSTAEGRRRSLQARLLGDERLRQQQWGLAAERYRRAVETADDQADNHIRLGVALAAQNQLELASREFRRAVFVDRQIAQTAPRLSELLGPDSDLVRLSLISRLTSWVDEDIRNPDRLWVLGVMLHLNDDPRAAEILEAGYRLAGGGDYFLAFVNPAPAAAGPALPAAPAPAAGLGPKVIEIAPPARPGLEPPPLPGIVPEAELPPAPAPAEIPRVPANPRPAGVDRLPPLPR
- a CDS encoding polyprenol monophosphomannose synthase, coding for MSTESVRCVITLCTYNERENISRLIPEIRAALPQADLLVVDDNSPDGTSDVVRQLGETDPQVHLLWRGGKEGLGAATLAGFQAAMERSYDFVLNMDADFSHHPRYLPALYAAMNEADVAIGSRYIPGGGITGWPFLRHFMSRGINIYSRWLLGLKSRDCSGAFRCYRISKLREIDFSKFRSRGYAFQEEMLYRCARVGCRLVEVPIVFEDRIAGQSKINRMEAIRALRDIFLLTLDRVRGASVRAG